The Mycolicibacterium lutetiense genome window below encodes:
- a CDS encoding class I adenylate-forming enzyme family protein, protein MKAGDVAPAADAAHYRAAGWWSDRTLSQTVREHALTHPDKPAYIDYPATTFTWSEFDCAASLLAAQLAGLGIAPGDRIAVWHGDTAAIHVLFVAIERCGAVVVGIGARAGTREATQILRTTAPRLLISDAARQVEARSVASGLTPEISALVLDGLSLDTDTPPRPPAAGVGADDVFLINSTSGTTGLPKCVVHTQNRWHYFHQQAVANGALTSEDVFLPVIPAPFGFGIWTAHTTPIYLGVTTVLLEKFDAAAACEAIARHRVSVLCCVSTQLMMIMADRASREHDLSSLRVVFTGGEALPYQRAADFEELTGATILQFYGSNETGLLSGTTLHDSRERRLRTAGRLVPEMTVRLFDGDDDVTSTGRGQPACRGPATSLGYLGGVDHDKLYTPDGWMRMGDVCEVDAEGYLSVTGRTSDFIVRGGKNISAGEVEDAVTTHPAVAVAAAVAMPDPVFGEKVCVYIEQVAPVAPENDEAIDLPGLVEHLLAQGMSKELLPEKIIVLDELPRSSGGKIAKGQLREDIRIRLGDSYERR, encoded by the coding sequence ATGAAGGCTGGCGACGTCGCCCCCGCTGCAGACGCAGCCCACTACCGCGCGGCCGGATGGTGGTCCGACCGCACCCTCTCGCAGACCGTGCGCGAACACGCCCTCACCCATCCCGACAAGCCGGCCTATATCGACTACCCCGCCACCACATTCACCTGGAGTGAGTTCGACTGCGCCGCATCGCTACTCGCCGCCCAGCTGGCCGGCCTGGGCATCGCCCCCGGCGACCGCATCGCGGTATGGCACGGCGACACCGCGGCCATCCACGTGTTGTTCGTGGCGATCGAGCGGTGCGGCGCCGTCGTAGTCGGGATCGGCGCCCGCGCCGGGACCCGCGAGGCCACCCAGATCCTGCGGACCACCGCACCGCGCCTACTGATCAGTGATGCGGCGCGCCAGGTGGAGGCTCGATCGGTGGCGTCGGGACTGACTCCTGAGATCAGCGCACTGGTGTTGGACGGTTTGTCCCTCGACACCGACACCCCGCCGCGACCACCGGCCGCGGGCGTCGGAGCCGACGACGTCTTCCTGATCAACTCCACCTCGGGCACCACGGGCCTTCCCAAATGCGTTGTGCACACTCAGAACCGATGGCACTACTTCCATCAGCAGGCGGTAGCCAACGGTGCCCTGACATCCGAGGACGTCTTCCTGCCGGTCATCCCCGCTCCGTTCGGGTTCGGCATCTGGACCGCCCACACCACCCCGATCTACCTCGGCGTCACCACGGTCCTGCTGGAAAAGTTCGACGCGGCGGCCGCGTGTGAGGCGATCGCCCGTCACCGGGTCAGCGTGTTGTGCTGTGTCAGTACTCAATTGATGATGATCATGGCCGACCGGGCGTCGCGTGAGCACGACCTGAGCTCGCTGCGCGTGGTGTTCACCGGAGGTGAGGCGCTGCCGTATCAGCGGGCCGCCGATTTCGAGGAGCTCACTGGCGCCACCATCCTGCAGTTCTACGGCTCCAACGAAACGGGCCTACTCAGCGGAACGACACTGCACGATTCGCGGGAGCGCAGGTTGCGTACCGCCGGACGCCTGGTACCGGAGATGACGGTCCGCCTGTTCGACGGCGATGACGACGTGACCTCGACGGGTCGTGGCCAACCGGCCTGCCGCGGACCGGCCACCAGCTTGGGTTACCTCGGCGGCGTAGACCACGACAAGCTGTACACGCCCGACGGTTGGATGCGGATGGGCGACGTCTGCGAGGTCGACGCCGAGGGCTACCTGTCGGTCACCGGCCGCACCTCGGACTTCATCGTGCGCGGCGGCAAGAACATCAGTGCGGGCGAGGTCGAGGATGCGGTGACAACACACCCCGCCGTCGCCGTTGCAGCCGCGGTGGCCATGCCCGATCCGGTCTTCGGGGAGAAGGTCTGCGTCTACATAGAGCAGGTAGCACCGGTAGCGCCCGAAAACGATGAAGCCATCGACCTGCCGGGGCTCGTCGAACACCTCCTGGCCCAGGG
- a CDS encoding FadR/GntR family transcriptional regulator: MAQPNVRFQRLAEQVADQLRRRILTGELPDGSILPKEDELLVEYPISKPSLREAMRILEAEGLLTVRRGKLGGAVVHRPDSANLAYTMGLVLGAGQVGLADVGTALLQVEPACAALCAQRPDRKRTVVPILRELHEESVRSVSDLLQATSASRRYHEALVRHCGNETMIILAGALEALWSAHEQNWSAQVTDHSTVPVEERRAVLEDHRQVIDAIDMGDAQRARDLAAAHLVNAQQYPGVEGVVDPTMVRTWTQSGPRRP; the protein is encoded by the coding sequence GTGGCGCAGCCAAACGTCCGATTCCAGCGACTTGCCGAGCAGGTCGCCGACCAGTTGCGGCGCCGAATCCTCACCGGAGAACTGCCGGACGGCAGCATCCTCCCCAAGGAGGACGAACTTCTCGTCGAATACCCGATCAGCAAGCCGTCCCTTCGCGAGGCGATGCGCATCCTCGAGGCCGAGGGACTGTTGACGGTACGACGCGGAAAGCTCGGCGGTGCGGTGGTCCACCGGCCTGACTCAGCAAACCTTGCCTACACGATGGGGTTGGTGCTCGGCGCCGGCCAGGTCGGACTCGCCGACGTGGGTACGGCACTGCTGCAAGTCGAACCGGCATGCGCCGCACTCTGCGCCCAGCGCCCCGACCGGAAACGCACCGTCGTACCCATTCTCCGGGAATTACACGAAGAATCGGTCCGATCGGTATCGGATCTACTTCAGGCGACCTCGGCGAGTCGGCGGTACCACGAAGCGCTGGTGCGCCACTGCGGAAACGAGACCATGATCATCCTGGCGGGCGCATTGGAGGCATTGTGGTCCGCCCATGAGCAAAACTGGTCGGCCCAGGTTACCGATCACTCGACGGTGCCTGTCGAGGAACGCCGAGCGGTTCTGGAAGATCACCGGCAGGTGATCGACGCGATCGATATGGGCGATGCCCAGCGGGCCCGCGATCTCGCCGCGGCGCATCTGGTCAACGCCCAGCAGTACCCCGGTGTCGAGGGCGTCGTCGACCCGACGATGGTGCGCACCTGGACCCAGTCCGGCCCGCGGCGACCGTGA